A segment of the Asinibacterium sp. OR53 genome:
TGGAAGCCCGGAAGGCATGGATAAAACGATGAAGCAGATCATGGGGATGTTGAAGATGACGGAAGGGCAGAATGTGCAAAAGCTTTCTTAAAAAGGCGCCCACACACAATTTTATTCACAGGCTGGCTGTTCTTTTGCAGAAGCAGCTAATTTTAGCATAACCATAAAACAACCAGCATGTTCTATTTTCTGCAGACCGATACCCTCCAGAAGGTTGCTGCTGCAGCCGTTCCCGCTGCACCGGAAAAAATATCCATGTGGAGCCTTCTCGAAAAGGGCGGTTGGATCATGTATCCCCTCTACCTGCTGCTGGTCATAGCCATTTTTGTATTTGTGGAAAGACTGTTGGCCATCCGCCGCGCCTCCCGCATTGAAGGCAATTTCATGAGCATCATTCGTGACAACATCATGACGGGTAATGTAGCGGCAGCCAGGAACCTGGCAAGGAATACCAATAACCCGGTTGCCCGTATGATAGACAAAGGCATACAGCGTATTGGTAAACCCATCGATGCCATTGAAAAAAGCATGGAGAATGTGGGCAAACTGGAAATGTACAATATGGAACGCAACCTGAACATCCTTTCACTGGTGGCAGGTATCGCGCCTATGTTCGGGTTTCTCGGAACCATTGTGGGTATGGTGCAGTTGTTCTATGGCATTGCTTCAACAGGTGAATATACCTTGAATACCATCGCAGGAGGTATCTATACCAAGATGATCACTTCGGCAACGGGTCTGATCATCGGACTGATCGCTTATGTAGGACATAACTATCTCAGTACACAGATCGATAAAACCGCCAACAAAATGGAGGCATCAAGTGCGGAATTCATTGACATACTGCAGGAGCCTACCAGGTAATTTTTTATTCATCGCAATCTGCCTATCATGAATATCAGGAAACGATTCAGAACACACCCGGAAGTACATACAGGCGCATTGAATGATATCCTGTTCATACTCCTGTTGTTCTTCCTCATTGTTTCCACACTGGCCAATCCTAATGTGATCAAGGTCTCCAACCCTAAAGCCAAAAGCGATACCCGCGCCAAACAAACGGTGGTGGTAACGGTTGATAAGGACCAGCAGATATACCTTGGTTCACAGAAAATAACTTTTGATCAACTGGAGCCTGAACTGAAAAACTTCCTCACTAAAGAAACAGAAAAACCTTCGGTGGTGATCAATGGTGACAGCACTTCCCATCTTGGTACAGCCATCCGGGTAATGCAAGTGATCAAGAAACTGGGCGCTACGCCTGTGATGGCGGTAGATAATACGCCTTCGAAGCCTTGATCATACGATCCTTTCCCTGTAAATCTTGCTTTATTGTTACATGATATCCTGTTGCCCCGAAGAGTTGTTTTACTTCTTTTCCCAGCGCTTCATTGATTTCCATATAAATGCTGCCGGCCTTGTTCAGATGGGTTGATGCGAAAGCTGCTATTTTCCGGTAGAAAACAAGCGCATCATCGTCGGGCACAAAAAGCGCGCGTGCAGGCTCATAGTCCAGCACATGCTTTGCCATGGTATTTGATTCCATCGCTTTTATATATGGTGGGTTGCTGACAATGGTATCGTAATCGCCAGGTAATTTGTGCCAAAGAGATTCATTTAAAAAATCCAGTTCAATCAATTGAATATCTGCTTGCAGCGTAGTTGCATTATCATGCGCCACCTGCAATGCATTGGGGTCTATATCAATTGATGTGATAGACGCAGCAGGCAAACTTTTTTTCAATGTTATGGGAATGCATCCGCTACCGGTACCAATATCCAGTATTTGTTGAGCATCCTGTACCGCTTCATCTATGATCCATGTAACGAGTTCTTCTGTTTCAGGCCGGGGAATCAGCACATGTTCATTGACATGAAATTGCATACCGGCAAACCATGCTTCACCCAATACATACTGAACAGGACGATGCCGGGATAATTGATCTATATATGATTGCAACAAGGATTCTTCTTTTGCAGTCAATACAGATGCAGGCTCCAGCAGGCGTTCTATTTTTGTTTTACCGGTCAGGTGCTCCATGATCATGTGAGCAATAGCATTTGCTTCGCGTGCATCGTATATGGGAGCCAGTATTGCCAGTAATTGCTGTTGGGCCGATTGGAACGTCATGCTGCAATGTTAGCACCATTTGGCTATTTTTGTTCATTGTGATATGATGAACCAGGACGAACGATATATGCAGCGTTGCGTGGAACTGGCCCGGTTGGGCGCAGGGGCCGTTGCGCCCAACCCCATGGTAGGTGCGGTACTGGTGTACCGGGATCGGATCATTGGGGAAGGCTGGCACCGTCAATACGGACAAGCACATGCCGAAGTGAACTGCATCAATAGCGTTGCTGCTATTGACCAGCCACACATCAGGCAAGCCAGTTTGTATGTTTCCCTGGAGCCCTGTGCCCATTATGGTAAAACACCTCCTTGCAGCGACCTGATCATCGAAAAGCAAATACCCCGCGTAGTGATAGGGTGCAGGGATCCTTTTAAAGAAGTAGACGGCAGGGGAATTGAAAAACTAAAACAGGCAGGCATTACTGTTGAAGTGGGTGTATTGGAAAACGCCTGTAAAACAGTGAACAAACGTTTTTTCACTTTTCATACAACCGGCCGGCCTTATGTGATACTCAAATGGGCGCAGACGGCAGATCATAAAATGGCCGCTAATAACGGGGAACGCCTGCTGATCAGTAATGCGTATTCCAACAGGCTCGTGCATCGTTGGCGCAGCGAAGAAGCAGCCATACTGGTGGGTACCCGTACAGCTATGCTCGATAACCCATCGCTCGATAACCGTTTGTGGAGCGGGAAAAGCCCTGTGCGAATGGTCATTGACCGGAACCTTTCGCTGCCATCGTTGCTGAAATTATTCAACGGGGAACAAACAACTATTGTATTCAATAACAGCAAAGAGGAACGGCATAACAAGTTATGGTACCACCGGCTGGATTTTGAAGCGCCTGTTGTGCCGCAACTGCTCAAAGCCTGTCACCACCTGCAACTGCAAAGTATATTGGTAGAGGGAGGAAATCATTTGTTGCAGCAGTTTATTGACGAAGCATTGTGGGATGAAGCGCGCGTGATAACGAACCGGCAGTTGAACATCGGCAATGGTTTGCCATCGCCACTCCTTACCAATGCAGATATGCAACTGGAAGAACAATGGGAAACCGATCATATCACTTATTATACACCCGGTCTTTTGCATTAAATCCCTGCTCCCATGCTTTACCTGCTCGGCAGTATTGTGCTTACCAGTTATCTAACGCTTGCGATCAAAG
Coding sequences within it:
- a CDS encoding MotA/TolQ/ExbB proton channel family protein, with translation MFYFLQTDTLQKVAAAAVPAAPEKISMWSLLEKGGWIMYPLYLLLVIAIFVFVERLLAIRRASRIEGNFMSIIRDNIMTGNVAAARNLARNTNNPVARMIDKGIQRIGKPIDAIEKSMENVGKLEMYNMERNLNILSLVAGIAPMFGFLGTIVGMVQLFYGIASTGEYTLNTIAGGIYTKMITSATGLIIGLIAYVGHNYLSTQIDKTANKMEASSAEFIDILQEPTR
- a CDS encoding biopolymer transporter ExbD; the protein is MNIRKRFRTHPEVHTGALNDILFILLLFFLIVSTLANPNVIKVSNPKAKSDTRAKQTVVVTVDKDQQIYLGSQKITFDQLEPELKNFLTKETEKPSVVINGDSTSHLGTAIRVMQVIKKLGATPVMAVDNTPSKP
- the prmC gene encoding peptide chain release factor N(5)-glutamine methyltransferase, with translation MTFQSAQQQLLAILAPIYDAREANAIAHMIMEHLTGKTKIERLLEPASVLTAKEESLLQSYIDQLSRHRPVQYVLGEAWFAGMQFHVNEHVLIPRPETEELVTWIIDEAVQDAQQILDIGTGSGCIPITLKKSLPAASITSIDIDPNALQVAHDNATTLQADIQLIELDFLNESLWHKLPGDYDTIVSNPPYIKAMESNTMAKHVLDYEPARALFVPDDDALVFYRKIAAFASTHLNKAGSIYMEINEALGKEVKQLFGATGYHVTIKQDLQGKDRMIKASKAYYLPPSQA
- the ribD gene encoding bifunctional diaminohydroxyphosphoribosylaminopyrimidine deaminase/5-amino-6-(5-phosphoribosylamino)uracil reductase RibD, which produces MMNQDERYMQRCVELARLGAGAVAPNPMVGAVLVYRDRIIGEGWHRQYGQAHAEVNCINSVAAIDQPHIRQASLYVSLEPCAHYGKTPPCSDLIIEKQIPRVVIGCRDPFKEVDGRGIEKLKQAGITVEVGVLENACKTVNKRFFTFHTTGRPYVILKWAQTADHKMAANNGERLLISNAYSNRLVHRWRSEEAAILVGTRTAMLDNPSLDNRLWSGKSPVRMVIDRNLSLPSLLKLFNGEQTTIVFNNSKEERHNKLWYHRLDFEAPVVPQLLKACHHLQLQSILVEGGNHLLQQFIDEALWDEARVITNRQLNIGNGLPSPLLTNADMQLEEQWETDHITYYTPGLLH